From the genome of Dehalococcoidales bacterium:
AGTTGCAAATCGGACGATATAGACCCTTCAATTGCTCCAACCAAAGACTGCGGACGCGGAATAGCGGGGAAAAGCCCCAAAGCGCCGATTATCGAAAGCCGCATGGGCGATATGATGATGACTCATTTCGGTATCGGCGGACCGATTACCCTTTTAATGAGTTTATCCGTTACCGAGGCATTGGAAAAAGGACCCGTCAGCGTAATGATTGATTTAAAACCGGCGCTTAGCTTTAAGGAACTAAGCGCAAGATTACAGCGTGATTTTAATACCTATTCAAAACGCAGTTTCCGCAATATTCTCAAAGAGCTCCTGCCTCAGAAGCTGGTTGAACCGTTTGTTGTGATGTCGCATATCGACCCCGAAAAATGTGGAAATCAAATTAACGCCGCCGAAAGAGAACGCTTGCTGTTACTTTTAAAATCCCTGCGTTTTAATATCAAATCAACACTGCCGCTTACGTCTGCAATGGTTACCGCAGGCGGGGTATCGCTTAAAGAAATCGACCCCAAAACAATGGGGTCAAAACTGGTAAAGGGTTTGTTTTTTTGCGGTGAGGTAATGGATATTGATGCCGAAACCGGCGGTTACAACTTGCAAGCCGCCTTTTCAACCGGATACGTAGCGGGTAAAAGCGCCGCCTCTTTTGTAAAGGGAATTTAGAAACTGTTGATGCCGCCGATTTTTGTAAAAATGTGCTTTTTAATTCTTATCGCTAAAGATATCTAAATATTCTTTGTAAACATAAGTTTGACCGTATTTTTGATCCTCATCTGTCGGTAAAAGGATTCCCTTTTCAATAAAACGGTCAATTACTCTCTGCGCCCCGGCACGTGTGAATCCGGTCCATTTTTGAACGGTTGCAACATCAACAATCGGCTGTGCATATAACTTTGGCAATATCATTGATGCGCTCTCCGCGGCTCTTTTACTCATCGCGCCGACGATATTAATATCTTTTTCGCGCAGGGCAGTAATCCTTTCGACGATTTCAATAGCTTCATTGGCAATCTCGATTACACCGTCAAGAAAAAAATCCAACCATGCCGAAACATAGCCATCATGATAAGCCGCCAGCTTTTGATAATAAACATTTTGATTTCGTCTAAAATAAGACGACAAAAATAATACCGGTTTTTTAAGAAATTTTTCCTGCCACAAATAAAAGGGGATTAAGATTCTGCCTGTTCTGCCGTTACCGTCAAGAAACGGATGAATAGTTTCAAATTGTGCATGAATTAATCCCGATTTGCTAATAACCGGAAGATTATCTTTTGTATGGATAAATCGCTCCAAATCCGAAAGCGCAGGCATAAGGGCATCTACCGGCGGCGGAACAAACCCGGCATTATCGGGGCGGCTGCCGCCAATCCAATTTTGGCTCTTACGAAATTCGCCGGGAGACGGATTTTGCGAAATCCTTGCCTCGGTCATCAATTCCTTGTGCAGTTCACGAATAAACCGCAGTGAAATCGGGAAGTTATCTTCAGATAAGCGGTTCATGCCGTAGTTTAATGTCTTAATGTAATGGAGGATATCATCCACATCGGGCGGGGTTTTATCGGTTATTTTAATCACGGCCTCAATAGCATCGGCCATCGTAGCTTTTGTTCCCTCAATTTGACTCGAAGAAGCCGCATCTTTACGCTGATACATCAAAAGTAAAAAGTCCGAATCCGGTAACAGTTTAGTAATACCATCCAGCTTTCCGACAAGACGAGTGGCGATATTATCTTTGTTCAAGATTGATAAATCCAAATCAAAACCGTTAGGCGGCGGGAAA
Proteins encoded in this window:
- a CDS encoding Fic family protein, producing the protein MKKIELGKLIRQPAGFKAFIPNPFPPPNGFDLDLSILNKDNIATRLVGKLDGITKLLPDSDFLLLMYQRKDAASSSQIEGTKATMADAIEAVIKITDKTPPDVDDILHYIKTLNYGMNRLSEDNFPISLRFIRELHKELMTEARISQNPSPGEFRKSQNWIGGSRPDNAGFVPPPVDALMPALSDLERFIHTKDNLPVISKSGLIHAQFETIHPFLDGNGRTGRILIPFYLWQEKFLKKPVLFLSSYFRRNQNVYYQKLAAYHDGYVSAWLDFFLDGVIEIANEAIEIVERITALREKDINIVGAMSKRAAESASMILPKLYAQPIVDVATVQKWTGFTRAGAQRVIDRFIEKGILLPTDEDQKYGQTYVYKEYLDIFSDKN
- a CDS encoding NAD(P)/FAD-dependent oxidoreductase encodes the protein MDTNQIIVIGGGAGGLLAAAGAAEEGAKVLLLEKTSAIGNKILISGKTRCNITNSKEVSDFIPMFGSNGRFLYNAFSKFFRDELLAILKRYGVETKTERGGRIFPVSDSAEDVVKALGRYNSDNNVSLQTNAKVIEIMTDGEQITGVKTETREYPAKAVIIAAGGSSFPGTGSTGDGYRLAKSLNHTIVPLRPALVPLVTEEIELAKSMQGVTLKNVRLTAYSCKSDDIDPSIAPTKDCGRGIAGKSPKAPIIESRMGDMMMTHFGIGGPITLLMSLSVTEALEKGPVSVMIDLKPALSFKELSARLQRDFNTYSKRSFRNILKELLPQKLVEPFVVMSHIDPEKCGNQINAAERERLLLLLKSLRFNIKSTLPLTSAMVTAGGVSLKEIDPKTMGSKLVKGLFFCGEVMDIDAETGGYNLQAAFSTGYVAGKSAASFVKGI